A window from Malassezia japonica chromosome 1, complete sequence encodes these proteins:
- the rpl35 gene encoding 60S ribosomal protein L35, L29 (EggNog:ENOG503P3ZG; COG:J; BUSCO:EOG09265FTY) — MSVYGIAKVRTSDLQSKSKADLESQLEELKQELLQLRVQKVAGGASSKLARINTVRKNIARVLTVMNIKQRASLREFYKGKKYQPIDLRAKKTRALRRKLTKFEQKQITERQHKKDVHFGVRRYVIKA, encoded by the coding sequence TTCCGATCTCCAGTCCAAGTCCAAGGCGGACCTCGAGTCCCAGCTTGAGGAGCTCAAGCAGGAGCTCCTCCAGCTCCGCGTCCAGAAGGTCGCCGGTGGCGCTTCGAGCAAGCTTGCCCGCATCAACACTGTGCGCAAGAACATTGCTCGCGTCCTCACTGTCATGAACAtcaagcagcgcgccagCCTGCGTGAGTTCTACAAGGGCAAGAAGTACCAGCCCATTGACCTCCGCGCCAAGAAGACCCGTGCTCTCCGCCGCAAGCTGACCAAGTTCGAGCAGAAGCAGATCACTGAGCGCCAGCACAAGAAGGACGTTCACTTCGGTGTTCGCCGCTACGTCATCAAGGCGTAA
- a CDS encoding uncharacterized protein (TransMembrane:1 (i37-55o); EggNog:ENOG503P6RT; BUSCO:EOG09265PUI; COG:U), giving the protein MSERIREIVDVPVSFVQEGVHFLNRCTKPDRKEFIQICRAVGTGFVVMGFIGYLVKLVHIPINNIVRTVVLENVY; this is encoded by the exons ATGTCGGAGCGCATCCGTGAGATTGTGGACGTCCCTGTGTCGTTCGTCCAGGAGGGCGTGCACTTCCTGAACCGGTGCACGAAGCCGGACCGCAAGG AGTTTATCCAGATTTGCCGCGCGGTCGGTACGGGTTTCGTCGTGATGGGTTTCATCGGCTACCTCGTAAAGCTGGTGCACATTCCTATCAACAACATTGTACGTACTGTGGTGCTAGAGAACGTGTACTAA
- a CDS encoding uncharacterized protein (EggNog:ENOG503P8EB; COG:S), which yields MWVSAVRSAMFVPSRAAFLAPRASLFTTPPSIAQRVRFSSTNVPEEAEEQPHPTSAGPLPIRYPYFVSRVGVNGMNLPVYTDIRNARSRYLTNIRKVEGDVTALCRDLFEDFGWGDPFNKLNPNAELLVRTTQQAGSKMIVIRGNWSRDVKAWLEERGF from the exons ATGTGGGTGAGTGCGGTGCGTAGCGCGATGTTTGTGCCTAGCCGGGCGGCGTTTCTGGCCCCCCGCGCTTCTCTGTTCACTACCCCTCCCTCTAttgcgcagcgtgtgcGTTTTTCGAGCACAAATGTGCCCGAAGAGGCGGAGGAGCAGCCCCACCCTACGTCTGCCGGTCCCCTGCCGATTCGATACCCCTACTTTGTTTCGCGTGTCGGCGTGAACGGAATGAACCTGCCTGTGTATACGGATATCCGCAACGCACGCAGCCGGTACCTGACGAATATCCGCAaggtcgagggcgacgtAACC GCGCTCTGTCGCGACTTGTTTGAAGACTTTGGCTGGGGCGATCCGTTCAACAAGCTGAACCCCAACGCTGAACTGCTTgtgcgcacgacgcagcAGGCGGGATCCAAAATGATTGTCATCCGCGGCAACtggtcgcgcgacgtcaAGGCCtggctcgaggagcgcggctTTTGA